In Williamwhitmania sp., the genomic stretch ATAGCCAACCACAAAGTCGTTGGGGATTTTCTTACCAATATAGTCAATCTTGATTGCCTTCTTATAGCTTTCAGGCTTAAAGAAGAAGGTTGCAACACAAATCCTTTCGGGCTCGTGCTTCTGAATAAGATCGTATAGTTTTTCGAGCGTAATGCCTGTATCCACAATATCTTCCACCACAACCACACACTTCCCCTTAAGCGAGGTTGTAAGGCCAACAAGCTCCTTTACCATACCGGTAGTAACAGTACCTTGATAAGAGGAAAGTTTCACGAACGAAACCTCGCAGGTAAAATCGATACACTTTACCAAATCGGCAGTAAACATGAACGACCCATTGAGCACACTCAGGAAAACAACATTATCCTTGCCCCCAAGGTCAGCAATAATATTGTCCGCAACGTGCCTTACCATTTGCTGGATCTCCTCGTGGGGGATTGCCAACTCAAATTCCTTATCGTGAAGTTTCACACGTTTCATGATGCGTGCATTTTTGTCAATTACCTACCAAATAAAAAATAAATTCTTGTCCGGAACTTAAAGATTATCATGACAAAATGCTGCAATTCAAACTATTACAGCCATATTCTACACGAAGAACTCAGTCCCGGAGCAAAAAATTACTACCTTGCGAAAGTATGAATATTTGCAGAAACAAACCTCATCAATTGTGAAATTCCTGACGAATTGCACGAGTGAATATACAAATTGGGGATGGATTTTCGCCAAGGAGTCCACCCTATCGGGCAAGCCAGCTATACAAAACAACCAACATACCCATTCCACGTCCACTGAAATCTGGTCGCCTTTAGCACATCACACTTCACCCAATAATATTTTAGGAAGGTCGTTAAAAAAATGGTGGACGGCCCCACGCTTGATGCAATCATCAATAACCGAAATGTTACAACTTGTTAAACTAAACATACCCACATGAATCCACAAGTAAGTATTATTATGGGCAGCACCTCCGATATGCCCTTAATGGAAGAGGCAGCTAAGCTG encodes the following:
- the hpt gene encoding hypoxanthine phosphoribosyltransferase is translated as MKRVKLHDKEFELAIPHEEIQQMVRHVADNIIADLGGKDNVVFLSVLNGSFMFTADLVKCIDFTCEVSFVKLSSYQGTVTTGMVKELVGLTTSLKGKCVVVVEDIVDTGITLEKLYDLIQKHEPERICVATFFFKPESYKKAIKIDYIGKKIPNDFVVGYGLDYDELGRNLKDVYTLVSR